CTTCGAATATCTCGGAAATCAAAAAGCTGAGAAGTCAGTGCTGGCAGCTGAGGTTATTGAATCCAAATTAAACGTTTATCTGACAGCTGCTGATGAGGACAAAGCCGTTGTAAAAGAGGAATTGTCTTCTCTTATTGAAGCCGCCGGGAACGATTATAAGGGATTATATGCTCACATGAGAGCATTGAATGCGGAAGCACAGGTTTTGGCAGAAGAGGGTGACTGGACGGGAGCCGCTGCTTCTTATATTGCCATTGCCGATAATTTCCCTGATAGTTATATGGCCCCTGTGTCTCTGTTAAACGCTTCTGCCATGGAAGAGGAATCTGGCGACATTGAGACTGCACTGACTCTTCTTGAAAGAGTTATCGCCGAATACAAAGATCTCTCTGCTGATATTCCTGAGGCACTTTTCAATATGGGCCGCTTGAATGAAGGCCTGGGAGATCCTGTTAAAGCTCAGGAATATTATAACCGGATAAGCGACGACTATAGCTCTTCAAGTTGGACTAACCTGGCGAAAAGCCGTATAATTGCATTAAATGCCCGTAGTTGATTATTAATTAGTTAGAAAAAGGGAGTGCTCAATGGCAAGAGAGGGAAGGAACCGTAGTAAAATTCTGAATGTTAAGTATTTCAGCCTTGTTTTAGGACTTCTTTTCTTCTTCCTTTTCTGGGGTCTGACCGAAGTTACTTCGATTTTTGACCACATGGAGCACAAACTTCTTGATTTACATTTTAATCTAAAAACCGTGTTTGAGCAGACCAGAATTCAAGAGGGTGTTACCATTGAAAAACGGAATCCTCATATTTCTCCTGATATACTGATTGTCGGAATCGACTTTAACAGCCTTAATGCCTTTGGAAGATGGCCTTTTGAGCGTTATCGGCACGCTAATCTGCTGGATGCATTTTCCAGGATTAAGGATCAGACTCAGCGGGAATCTGCCTTATTCCTGGATATCT
Above is a genomic segment from Oceanispirochaeta sp. containing:
- a CDS encoding tetratricopeptide repeat protein → FEYLGNQKAEKSVLAAEVIESKLNVYLTAADEDKAVVKEELSSLIEAAGNDYKGLYAHMRALNAEAQVLAEEGDWTGAAASYIAIADNFPDSYMAPVSLLNASAMEEESGDIETALTLLERVIAEYKDLSADIPEALFNMGRLNEGLGDPVKAQEYYNRISDDYSSSSWTNLAKSRIIALNARS